ATCGAGGTGCGCGGCAACCACTTCCTCAAGCCGCTGACCTGGAAGGGCGTGTGGTCGGCGAAGAACGGCTTCGAGCTGAAGAACGCGCAGCGCGTGCTGGTCGAGGGCAACGTCTTCGAGAACAACTGGATGGATGCCCAGGCGGGCTACATGATCCTCTTCACGCCGCTGTCGCAGAGCAATCTGGCGCCGTGGACGACGGTGCGCGACGTGACCTTCCGCCACAACCTGCTGCGGAACAGCGCACAGGGCTTCATGATCTCCTCGCGCAACGCCTACGGCGCGAACGCGACGCCGCTGACCGACGTGACGCGCCGCGTGCTGATCGAGCACAACGTGCTGGAGCGCGTGGGCGGGCGGGCATTCCTGGTGTCGAACGAGCTGCAGGACGTGACGATCGCGCACAACGTGGTGAGCAACAGCGAGTACGTGTCGCTCCTGCTGGTCGGTGACTCGACGAACGCGCCGGCGCAGCGGCTGGTGTTCCGCGACAACCTGGTGGGCCGCGGCTACATGCTGGTCAGCGGCGACGGTACGGGCGAGGGCCGGGTCGCGCTCAACGCCTACGCGCGCGACGCGGTGATCGCGGGCAACCTGGCCTACTCGACGGTGGCGCCGGGCGTGGGCCGCACGGACCTGTATCCGACCACGAACGCCTTCGTGGCCGACGCCGCGCTGGCGGGGATCACGAGCGGGACGATCAACGGGGTCGTGGTGCCGCGCGCGCAGGTGTCGTCGCTCAGCGCGTTCTTCCGCAGCGGCACCGGCGGCACGACGCCGGGCGCGGACCTCGCGGCCGTCGCCCGCGCCACCGCCACCGCCGTCCAGCGCTAGACCGCCGGGCGTCCGGCGACGGCTACACGATCGGCTCCGACGCGCTGCGGCGCGTCGCCGCGGGGCGGCTCCCACCAGGGGCCGCCCCGTCGGCCGTCCGGCCGTATATTGCGGTCGGCACGTCATCTGAGACCCGGCGCCTGCGACGGACGCGCGTTCGCGGCGCCGACAGCCACCCCTCGTTTTTCCCGATGCGACAGGTTCTCCGGAAAGGACTCAAGGATATCGTCGTCGACGAGGTGCCGGATCCAATCGTCCGACCCCATCACGTGCTCGTGGCGCCGGCGTTCTCGCTGATCAGCAGCGGCACCGAGACCGCGGACATCCATCGCGACGGCATCCTGAAGGAGGTGGCGGACAACCCGTCGCACGTGCGCAAGGTGCTGGACGTGATGATGCAGAACGGCCCGGCCGGCACGATCCGCGAGGTGCGCGCGAAGTTCAGCGACTACGCGGTGCTCGGCTACTCGGGCGCGGGCGTCGTCATCGACGTGCATCCGTCGGTGACGGACCTCGCGGTGGGCGACCGCGTCGCGTACGGCGGGCAGGGCACCGGCCACGGCGAGTGCATCATGACGGGGCGGAACCTCGTCGCGCGCCTCCCCGACGAGGTGCCGTTCGAGCATGCGTGCTTCGCGACGCTCGGCAGCATCGCGCTGAACGCGGTGCGCATCGCGAACCTCTCGCTCGGCGACACCGTCGTCGTCGTCGGCCTGGGGCTCGTCGGCCAGCTGATCGCGCAGCTCGCGCGCCTGCAGGGCGGAAGCGTGATCGCCACGGACCTCAACCCCACACGTACCGCGCTGGCGCGCGAGATGGGGGCGGACCAGATCGTGGCCGGCGGCGACGGCGCGGAGGCCGCGGTCGCGAGCCTCACGGGCGGCCGCGGCGCGGACTGCGTGATCGTCGCCGCGGCGGCCAAGAGCGCCGCGCCGGCGCAGGCGGCGCTGCGCATGGTGCGCGACCGTGGGCGCATCGTCGTCGTCGGCGCCGTCGAGATGAGCTTCCCGTGGGAGCAGATGTACATGAAGGAGGTGCAGCTCCTCATGGCGCGCGCCTACGGGCCGGGGAGCTACGATCCCGTCTACGAGCAGCAGGGGCGCGACTATCCGCTGCCGTACGTCCGCTGGACCGAGAACCGGAACATGGAGGAGTTCCTCCGGCTCGTCGGCACGGGGCGCGTGCAGCTGGACCCGCTCATCACGCACCGCTTCGCGCTGGATGAGGCGCCGGCCGCCTACGACGTGATCATGACGCCGGGCACCACGAGCCTCGCCGTGCTGCTGCGCTACCCGGCCGCGGACCGCATCGCGCGCGCGACCGAGGACGTGACGCCCGGCGCGCCCGTCTACGCGCCGACGCGCCGGGTGG
This region of Roseisolibacter agri genomic DNA includes:
- a CDS encoding bi-domain-containing oxidoreductase, producing MLVAPAFSLISSGTETADIHRDGILKEVADNPSHVRKVLDVMMQNGPAGTIREVRAKFSDYAVLGYSGAGVVIDVHPSVTDLAVGDRVAYGGQGTGHGECIMTGRNLVARLPDEVPFEHACFATLGSIALNAVRIANLSLGDTVVVVGLGLVGQLIAQLARLQGGSVIATDLNPTRTALAREMGADQIVAGGDGAEAAVASLTGGRGADCVIVAAAAKSAAPAQAALRMVRDRGRIVVVGAVEMSFPWEQMYMKEVQLLMARAYGPGSYDPVYEQQGRDYPLPYVRWTENRNMEEFLRLVGTGRVQLDPLITHRFALDEAPAAYDVIMTPGTTSLAVLLRYPAADRIARATEDVTPGAPVYAPTRRVDIPANAAGHPGKFKVALAGAGNISRWAHLPALKALDDVVLHAVYSSGGARGKSYGLRFGAAFVTSSYDELLRDPNVDAVLVASRNQHHARETLAALRAGKHVFVEKPMALTEDECREIVAVERDTGRTVMVGFNRRFAPFYVEQKRQLARRSGPAVINCRVNSPGISGGYWMADPAIGGAILGEACHFTDLFAWMLDSEPVEVVAFSLPTDVPEPVGINNMTAAFRFADGSVANLTYCTVGSRTSGGERVEAFAAGVGVVTEDFKRLVINGSTRRTRSRMFADKGYAPQMAEFVAAARGGRPSSVPASAGARSTLMCLRMIESAQAGGRPMAIDLAGLLAPAAAAAAPIDAWRGDPTPALTPAT